One Verrucomicrobiota bacterium DNA segment encodes these proteins:
- a CDS encoding PDDEXK nuclease domain-containing protein: MKYTHLIKAIDSASQQLQRRAVTAVNQALVIRNWLVGAYIVEFEQQGEDRAKYGTKLLQRLAGDLRKRGLTGLSVQMLERTRQFYLIYPQIGSIISSPVVRKLGFDQEFKALEDFPTTGCRMGQAAVAESISIVASGHKDNFPTSGEEIGKPIGITPLAPHLALRFSWTKILELIRLDDPLKRAFYENECLKGNWSKRQLQRQIGSLLYERTALSKNKEAVIRRGNRQERQETIEDLIRDPYVLEFTGLAQRMEYLESDLEKALLDHLQAFLLELGTGFCFEARQKRITVGNKHDYIDLVFYQRRLRCHVLLDLKIRAFQHGDAGQMNFYLNWWKAHGMEPGDNPPVGIILCSDRDRVEVEFATAGIANRLFVSRYLTALPSEEQLRVFLERDRDQVEALLPPSVPKTTARSKAPGRARRKK, encoded by the coding sequence ATGAAATACACCCACCTGATCAAAGCGATTGATTCGGCCAGCCAGCAATTGCAACGGCGCGCGGTGACGGCCGTCAACCAGGCCCTGGTGATTCGCAACTGGCTGGTTGGCGCGTATATTGTGGAGTTCGAGCAGCAGGGAGAGGACCGGGCGAAGTATGGGACGAAACTGCTCCAGCGGCTCGCGGGAGACCTACGGAAGAGAGGTCTCACCGGATTGAGCGTGCAGATGCTTGAGCGAACACGGCAATTCTATCTGATCTATCCACAGATCGGCTCGATAATTTCCTCACCGGTGGTGAGGAAATTGGGTTTCGATCAGGAATTCAAAGCGCTCGAAGATTTTCCAACCACTGGTTGCCGAATGGGCCAAGCAGCAGTTGCCGAATCTATTTCCATAGTGGCGTCCGGGCACAAAGACAATTTCCCCACCAGTGGTGAGGAAATCGGCAAACCGATCGGCATAACACCGCTCGCGCCGCATCTGGCGCTTCGCTTCTCTTGGACCAAAATTCTGGAACTCATCCGGCTCGACGATCCGCTCAAGCGCGCGTTTTACGAAAACGAGTGCCTCAAGGGTAACTGGTCCAAGCGCCAGTTGCAGCGGCAGATTGGATCGCTGTTGTACGAGCGCACCGCGTTGTCGAAAAACAAGGAGGCCGTCATTCGCCGAGGAAATCGGCAGGAACGGCAGGAGACCATTGAAGACTTGATTCGCGATCCTTATGTGTTGGAGTTCACCGGGCTGGCCCAGCGGATGGAGTATCTGGAATCCGATTTGGAAAAGGCGTTGCTGGATCATTTGCAGGCATTCCTGCTGGAATTGGGAACCGGCTTTTGTTTTGAGGCCCGCCAGAAGCGCATCACGGTGGGCAACAAGCACGATTACATTGACCTGGTATTTTACCAGCGGCGGTTGCGCTGCCATGTCCTGCTGGACCTGAAAATTCGCGCCTTCCAACATGGCGACGCCGGCCAGATGAACTTTTATTTAAACTGGTGGAAAGCGCATGGAATGGAACCGGGAGATAATCCTCCGGTGGGCATCATTCTGTGCAGCGACCGCGACCGGGTGGAGGTGGAATTTGCCACGGCAGGCATTGCCAACCGGCTCTTTGTCTCCCGTTATCTGACTGCGCTGCCTTCCGAGGAGCAACTGCGGGTGTTTCTGGAACGGGATCGCGACCAAGTGGAAGCGCTGTTGCCGCCATCGGTTCCCAAAACCACGGCCAGGAGCAAAGCCCCCGGCCGCGCACGCCGCAAAAAATAA
- a CDS encoding class I SAM-dependent DNA methyltransferase: MSATASALVQKVWNYAHVLKDDGLAFMDYTEQITFLLFLKMAHERELLGLENVIPKKYNWAALKKESGDPLELQYSATLRELGKLPGLLGIIFAKAQNKITDPAKLERLISLMDSENWAGLDMDVKGEIYEGLLARNAEDVRGGAGQYFTPRPIIRAIVQVMRPAPTMRIADPACGTGGFLLAAYEYLVKSNPGLDRKAQRFLNEEAIRGTDIVPSVTRLCAMNLYLHGMGGSDNTIVETADSLAKKPAPVDMVLTNPPFGKKSSITVINDDGKRETEKIYYERQDFWATTSNKQLNFVQNVCSMLTDSGTAAVVVPDNVLFEAGAGEKIRRALLERCDVHTLLRLPTGIWYSPGVKANVLFFDKKPAARTPWTKELWVYDLRTNQNFTLRQNPIADEDLKDFVQCYQTTKRAKRVESERFKRFTYETLMARDKANLDIFWLKDDTLADTENLPKPAVLAAEIIEDLEEALEEFKAVEEELNTPSST, encoded by the coding sequence ATGTCCGCAACCGCCTCCGCCCTCGTTCAAAAAGTCTGGAATTACGCCCACGTCCTCAAGGACGACGGGCTGGCGTTCATGGATTACACCGAGCAGATCACGTTTCTGCTCTTTCTCAAGATGGCCCATGAGCGCGAGTTGCTCGGCCTGGAGAATGTTATCCCCAAGAAATACAACTGGGCCGCGCTCAAAAAAGAGTCCGGCGACCCGTTGGAACTCCAGTATTCCGCCACGTTGCGTGAGCTGGGAAAGCTGCCCGGACTGCTCGGCATCATCTTTGCCAAAGCCCAGAACAAGATCACCGACCCCGCCAAACTGGAGCGGCTCATCTCCCTGATGGATTCGGAGAATTGGGCCGGGCTGGACATGGATGTGAAAGGCGAGATTTACGAGGGCCTGCTCGCCCGTAACGCCGAGGACGTGCGCGGCGGCGCGGGCCAATACTTCACGCCGCGCCCCATCATCCGCGCCATTGTGCAAGTCATGCGCCCTGCGCCGACGATGCGCATCGCCGATCCGGCCTGCGGCACCGGCGGCTTCCTTTTGGCCGCCTATGAGTACCTGGTAAAGTCAAATCCCGGTCTGGATCGCAAGGCCCAGCGCTTTCTGAACGAGGAAGCCATCCGCGGCACCGACATTGTGCCGAGCGTCACGCGCCTCTGCGCGATGAACCTGTACCTGCACGGCATGGGTGGCAGCGACAACACTATTGTTGAGACCGCCGACAGCCTCGCCAAGAAGCCCGCCCCGGTGGACATGGTGCTGACGAATCCGCCCTTCGGCAAAAAAAGCAGCATCACCGTCATCAACGACGACGGGAAGCGGGAGACCGAAAAAATCTACTACGAACGCCAGGATTTCTGGGCCACGACGAGCAACAAGCAGCTCAACTTTGTGCAAAACGTCTGCTCGATGCTTACCGATAGCGGCACGGCGGCGGTGGTCGTGCCGGACAACGTGCTGTTCGAGGCCGGGGCCGGTGAAAAAATCCGCCGCGCCCTGCTGGAACGCTGCGATGTTCATACCCTGCTGCGCCTGCCCACTGGCATCTGGTATTCCCCCGGCGTAAAGGCCAACGTGCTGTTTTTCGACAAGAAACCCGCCGCCAGAACGCCGTGGACCAAGGAACTATGGGTCTATGACCTGCGCACCAATCAGAATTTCACCCTGCGCCAGAACCCGATTGCCGATGAAGACCTTAAGGATTTCGTCCAGTGCTATCAAACCACCAAGCGCGCCAAACGCGTGGAATCCGAACGGTTCAAGCGTTTCACCTACGAGACCCTGATGGCTCGTGATAAGGCCAACCTCGACATCTTCTGGCTCAAAGACGACACCCTGGCGGACACGGAGAATTTGCCGAAGCCCGCTGTGCTTGCGGCCGAGATCATCGAAGATTTGGAAGAAGCGCTGGAAGAGTTCAAAGCCGTCGAAGAGGAATTGAATACTCC